Proteins from a genomic interval of Colletes latitarsis isolate SP2378_abdomen chromosome 12, iyColLati1, whole genome shotgun sequence:
- the LOC143349205 gene encoding major facilitator superfamily domain-containing protein 12 isoform X2: protein MWFTYLLVYFHLVLGFNATLAGVILLIGQVADALATPFVGFYSDKYDELWFCKYGRRKTWHLIGTLCILFAFPFIFSPCIGCENSHKWAQLIYYATFVVIFQFGWAAVQISHLSLVPELTPTEYERSELIAIRYSFTVLSNIFVYCIAWVVFHITNNKDSSSQIGPNDAKKFQNILFIGIGIGSIASILFHIFIKERTVNISNGLLQRNTRTVSILLTDIRLYQVACVYMSTRACVNLLQIYIPLYLHKSLNMPATSLAVIPLIIFLSSFAMSLIIEKLNTKVGRKISFCFGVILTICACIWIQLGTDITYTNYQIYVISLLLGSAGSIILVTSLGVTADYIGQNTDSGGFVYGILSFTDKLCNGLAVIIIQYLESWFSSTNFYTDVVVYVCGSFAAFALLIILWIKPFSHGAAYTIVPSDQTIQHDNTFVSIASSENEPGNLLGQELVT from the exons ATGTGGTTCACATATTTATTAGTGTATTTTCACTTGGTATTGGGTTTTAATGCAACATTGGCTGGAGTAATTTTACTTATTGGACAAGTAGCGGATGCTTTAGCCACTCCGTTTGTTGGATTTTATTCTGATAAATATGATGAATTGTGGTTCTGTAAATATGGAAGGAGGAAAACATGGCATTTAATAG gcACACTTTGCATATTATTTGCATTTCCTTTTATATTTTCACCTTGTATTGGATGCGAAAATTCTCACAAGTGGGCTCAATTAATTTATTATGCAACATTTgttgtaatttttcaatttggtTGGGCTGCAGTACAAATATCTCATTTATCATTGGTCCCAGAACTTACACCAACCGAATACGAAAGATCAGAACTCATAGCTATCag ATATAGCTTCactgtcctctcaaatatttttgtttattgcATCGCTTGGGTTGTATTTCATATAACAAATAACAAAGATTCCAGTTCTCAAATTGGTCCTAATGATgcaaagaaatttcaaaatattctaTTCATTGGAATAGGAATAGGATCTATAGCATCCATTCTTTTCCACATCTTTATTAAGGAAAGAACTGTTAATATCTCTAATG GATTATTGCAGAGAAATACACGCACAGTATCAATCTTATTAACAGATATACGTTTATATCAAGTAGCCTGTGTATATATGTCTACACGTGCATGtgtaaatttattacaaatttataTTCCTTTATATTTGCACAAATCACTAAATATGCCAGCTACATCTTTAGCTGTAATacctttaataatatttttgagtagtTTTGCAATgtctttaattattgaaaagttaaatacaaaagtaggcagaaaaatttcattttgttttGGCGTTATATTAACCATATGTGCTTGCATTTGGATTCAATTAGGTACAGACATAACGTACACAAACTATCAAATCTATGTAATATCTTTATTATTAG GATCTGCAGGATCTATCATATTAGTGACCAGTCTTGGAGTTACTGCAGATTATATTGGACAAAACACTGATAGTGGTGGATTTGTATATGGTATATTGAGTTTCACGGATAAACTTTGCAATGGATTAGCAGTTATAATTATTCAGTATTT AGAATCTTGGTTTAGTTCTACAAATTTCTACACAGATGTTGTGGTTTATGTTTGTGGTTCTTTTGCAGCCTTTGCTTTGTTAATAATATTATGGATAAAACCATTTTCTCACGGCGCAG CATATACTATAGTACCTTCAGACCAAACTATACAACATGATAACACATTCGTTTCCATAGCATCATCAGAAAATGAACCTGGCAACTTACTAGGACAAGAACTTGTCACATAA
- the LOC143349205 gene encoding major facilitator superfamily domain-containing protein 12 isoform X1: MESERVSLTNDYTEVIQRLPISLRLAYGVGHILNDICASMWFTYLLVYFHLVLGFNATLAGVILLIGQVADALATPFVGFYSDKYDELWFCKYGRRKTWHLIGTLCILFAFPFIFSPCIGCENSHKWAQLIYYATFVVIFQFGWAAVQISHLSLVPELTPTEYERSELIAIRYSFTVLSNIFVYCIAWVVFHITNNKDSSSQIGPNDAKKFQNILFIGIGIGSIASILFHIFIKERTVNISNGLLQRNTRTVSILLTDIRLYQVACVYMSTRACVNLLQIYIPLYLHKSLNMPATSLAVIPLIIFLSSFAMSLIIEKLNTKVGRKISFCFGVILTICACIWIQLGTDITYTNYQIYVISLLLGSAGSIILVTSLGVTADYIGQNTDSGGFVYGILSFTDKLCNGLAVIIIQYLESWFSSTNFYTDVVVYVCGSFAAFALLIILWIKPFSHGAAYTIVPSDQTIQHDNTFVSIASSENEPGNLLGQELVT, encoded by the exons ATGGAAAGTGAACGAGTAAGTTTGACTAATGATTATACCGAAGTAATACAACGTCTTCCTATTTCATTAAGACTAGCATATGGTGTAGGACACATTTTAAATGATATTTGTGCTTCTATGTGGTTCACATATTTATTAGTGTATTTTCACTTGGTATTGGGTTTTAATGCAACATTGGCTGGAGTAATTTTACTTATTGGACAAGTAGCGGATGCTTTAGCCACTCCGTTTGTTGGATTTTATTCTGATAAATATGATGAATTGTGGTTCTGTAAATATGGAAGGAGGAAAACATGGCATTTAATAG gcACACTTTGCATATTATTTGCATTTCCTTTTATATTTTCACCTTGTATTGGATGCGAAAATTCTCACAAGTGGGCTCAATTAATTTATTATGCAACATTTgttgtaatttttcaatttggtTGGGCTGCAGTACAAATATCTCATTTATCATTGGTCCCAGAACTTACACCAACCGAATACGAAAGATCAGAACTCATAGCTATCag ATATAGCTTCactgtcctctcaaatatttttgtttattgcATCGCTTGGGTTGTATTTCATATAACAAATAACAAAGATTCCAGTTCTCAAATTGGTCCTAATGATgcaaagaaatttcaaaatattctaTTCATTGGAATAGGAATAGGATCTATAGCATCCATTCTTTTCCACATCTTTATTAAGGAAAGAACTGTTAATATCTCTAATG GATTATTGCAGAGAAATACACGCACAGTATCAATCTTATTAACAGATATACGTTTATATCAAGTAGCCTGTGTATATATGTCTACACGTGCATGtgtaaatttattacaaatttataTTCCTTTATATTTGCACAAATCACTAAATATGCCAGCTACATCTTTAGCTGTAATacctttaataatatttttgagtagtTTTGCAATgtctttaattattgaaaagttaaatacaaaagtaggcagaaaaatttcattttgttttGGCGTTATATTAACCATATGTGCTTGCATTTGGATTCAATTAGGTACAGACATAACGTACACAAACTATCAAATCTATGTAATATCTTTATTATTAG GATCTGCAGGATCTATCATATTAGTGACCAGTCTTGGAGTTACTGCAGATTATATTGGACAAAACACTGATAGTGGTGGATTTGTATATGGTATATTGAGTTTCACGGATAAACTTTGCAATGGATTAGCAGTTATAATTATTCAGTATTT AGAATCTTGGTTTAGTTCTACAAATTTCTACACAGATGTTGTGGTTTATGTTTGTGGTTCTTTTGCAGCCTTTGCTTTGTTAATAATATTATGGATAAAACCATTTTCTCACGGCGCAG CATATACTATAGTACCTTCAGACCAAACTATACAACATGATAACACATTCGTTTCCATAGCATCATCAGAAAATGAACCTGGCAACTTACTAGGACAAGAACTTGTCACATAA
- the LOC143349205 gene encoding major facilitator superfamily domain-containing protein 12 isoform X3, giving the protein MMNCGSVNMEGGKHGTLCILFAFPFIFSPCIGCENSHKWAQLIYYATFVVIFQFGWAAVQISHLSLVPELTPTEYERSELIAIRYSFTVLSNIFVYCIAWVVFHITNNKDSSSQIGPNDAKKFQNILFIGIGIGSIASILFHIFIKERTVNISNGLLQRNTRTVSILLTDIRLYQVACVYMSTRACVNLLQIYIPLYLHKSLNMPATSLAVIPLIIFLSSFAMSLIIEKLNTKVGRKISFCFGVILTICACIWIQLGTDITYTNYQIYVISLLLGSAGSIILVTSLGVTADYIGQNTDSGGFVYGILSFTDKLCNGLAVIIIQYLESWFSSTNFYTDVVVYVCGSFAAFALLIILWIKPFSHGAAYTIVPSDQTIQHDNTFVSIASSENEPGNLLGQELVT; this is encoded by the exons ATGATGAATTGTGGTTCTGTAAATATGGAAGGAGGAAAACATG gcACACTTTGCATATTATTTGCATTTCCTTTTATATTTTCACCTTGTATTGGATGCGAAAATTCTCACAAGTGGGCTCAATTAATTTATTATGCAACATTTgttgtaatttttcaatttggtTGGGCTGCAGTACAAATATCTCATTTATCATTGGTCCCAGAACTTACACCAACCGAATACGAAAGATCAGAACTCATAGCTATCag ATATAGCTTCactgtcctctcaaatatttttgtttattgcATCGCTTGGGTTGTATTTCATATAACAAATAACAAAGATTCCAGTTCTCAAATTGGTCCTAATGATgcaaagaaatttcaaaatattctaTTCATTGGAATAGGAATAGGATCTATAGCATCCATTCTTTTCCACATCTTTATTAAGGAAAGAACTGTTAATATCTCTAATG GATTATTGCAGAGAAATACACGCACAGTATCAATCTTATTAACAGATATACGTTTATATCAAGTAGCCTGTGTATATATGTCTACACGTGCATGtgtaaatttattacaaatttataTTCCTTTATATTTGCACAAATCACTAAATATGCCAGCTACATCTTTAGCTGTAATacctttaataatatttttgagtagtTTTGCAATgtctttaattattgaaaagttaaatacaaaagtaggcagaaaaatttcattttgttttGGCGTTATATTAACCATATGTGCTTGCATTTGGATTCAATTAGGTACAGACATAACGTACACAAACTATCAAATCTATGTAATATCTTTATTATTAG GATCTGCAGGATCTATCATATTAGTGACCAGTCTTGGAGTTACTGCAGATTATATTGGACAAAACACTGATAGTGGTGGATTTGTATATGGTATATTGAGTTTCACGGATAAACTTTGCAATGGATTAGCAGTTATAATTATTCAGTATTT AGAATCTTGGTTTAGTTCTACAAATTTCTACACAGATGTTGTGGTTTATGTTTGTGGTTCTTTTGCAGCCTTTGCTTTGTTAATAATATTATGGATAAAACCATTTTCTCACGGCGCAG CATATACTATAGTACCTTCAGACCAAACTATACAACATGATAACACATTCGTTTCCATAGCATCATCAGAAAATGAACCTGGCAACTTACTAGGACAAGAACTTGTCACATAA
- the Rnasek gene encoding ribonuclease kappa, whose protein sequence is MKICGPKYALCGLILSVWGIFQLLLMGIFFYVKSVALVEDLALKGTFTDIKDFYTEADRGYTQNAYNCWIAACIYVITFLFSGHQFYVNSRSSLSV, encoded by the exons atgaagatatgtGGACCCAAGTATGCCTTATGTGGCTTAATATTATCTGTTTGGGGTATATTTCAGCTA CTCCTGATGGGTATATTCTTCTATGTCAAGAGTGTAGCTTTAGTAGAAGATCTTGCATTAAAAGGAACTTTTACTGATATTAAGGATTTCTATACTGAAGCAGACAGAGGCTATACACAAAATGCATATAATTGTTGGATAGCTGCTTGTATTTATGTTATTACATTCCTGTTTTCAGGacatcaattttatgtaaattcaAGATCATCTCTTAGTGTTTAG
- the Rush gene encoding pleckstrin homology and FYVE domain containing family member rush hour isoform X1, whose product MVDRLVNSEANARRIGMVENCFGSSGQPLAVPGRVLVGEGVLTKMCRKKPKPRQFFLFNDILVYGNIVINKKKYNKQHIIPLEEVKLESLADDGQYRNGWLIKTVTKSFAVYAATGTEKQEWMAHIKKCIEDLLRKSGKKPVEVHAAVWVPDNEATICMHCNKTQFTVLNRRHHCRQCGAVVCGPCSNKKLLLPGQGNGKAVRVCLQCYDAASKVKASSPTTVDNLNNKDQQRNSADSSGGDSSGDDDDGNKEENHDEPKFYSRLHHEVDYIINK is encoded by the exons ATGGTTGACCGATTGG TAAATAGCGAAGCTAATGCCAGGCGTATTGGCATGGTTGAAAACTGCTTTGGCAGTTCCGGCCAG ccaCTTGCAGTACCTGGAAGAGTTTTGGTAGGAGAAGGTGTCCTCACAAAAATGTGTAGGAAAAAACCAAAACCAAGACAGTTCTTTCTATTTAATGACATATTGGTTTATGGAAACATTGTAATAAACAAAAAGAAG TACAATAAACAGCATATTATACCACTCGAAGAAGTCAAATTGGAGTCTTTGGCAGATGATGGTC AATATCGCAATGGTTGGCTTATAAAAACAGTAACAAAGTCGTTTGCTGTTTATGCTGCTACTGGTACAGAGAAGCAAGAATGGATGGCtcatattaaaaaatgtatCGAAGATTTGTTAAGAAAAA GTGGTAAGAAACCAGTTGAAGTTCATGCAGCTGTATGGGTACCAGATAATGAAGCTACAATCTGCATGCACTGTAATAAAACACAATTTACAGTCTTAAATCGACGA CACCATTGTAGACAATGTGGAGCTGTAGTGTGTGGACCTTGCAGCAATAAGAAGTTATTACTACCTGGCCAAGGAAATGGAAAAGCAGTTAGAGTCTGTTTGCAATGTTATGATGCGGCTAGTAAAGTAAAAGCGTCATCTCCAACTACTGTCGACAATCTAAATAATAAGGACCAGCAACGCAATTCTGCTGATAGTTCCGGAGGTGACAGTTCTGGCGATGACGATGACGGAAATAAGGAAGAAAATCATGACGAG CCTAAATTTTATTCTCGCTTGCACCATGAAGTTGACTACATTATAAACAAATAA
- the Rush gene encoding pleckstrin homology and FYVE domain containing family member rush hour isoform X3: MVDRLVNSEANARRIGMVENCFGSSGQPLAVPGRVLVGEGVLTKMCRKKPKPRQFFLFNDILVYGNIVINKKKYNKQHIIPLEEVKLESLADDGQKQEWMAHIKKCIEDLLRKSGKKPVEVHAAVWVPDNEATICMHCNKTQFTVLNRRHHCRQCGAVVCGPCSNKKLLLPGQGNGKAVRVCLQCYDAASKVKASSPTTVDNLNNKDQQRNSADSSGGDSSGDDDDGNKEENHDEPKFYSRLHHEVDYIINK, translated from the exons ATGGTTGACCGATTGG TAAATAGCGAAGCTAATGCCAGGCGTATTGGCATGGTTGAAAACTGCTTTGGCAGTTCCGGCCAG ccaCTTGCAGTACCTGGAAGAGTTTTGGTAGGAGAAGGTGTCCTCACAAAAATGTGTAGGAAAAAACCAAAACCAAGACAGTTCTTTCTATTTAATGACATATTGGTTTATGGAAACATTGTAATAAACAAAAAGAAG TACAATAAACAGCATATTATACCACTCGAAGAAGTCAAATTGGAGTCTTTGGCAGATGATGGTC AGAAGCAAGAATGGATGGCtcatattaaaaaatgtatCGAAGATTTGTTAAGAAAAA GTGGTAAGAAACCAGTTGAAGTTCATGCAGCTGTATGGGTACCAGATAATGAAGCTACAATCTGCATGCACTGTAATAAAACACAATTTACAGTCTTAAATCGACGA CACCATTGTAGACAATGTGGAGCTGTAGTGTGTGGACCTTGCAGCAATAAGAAGTTATTACTACCTGGCCAAGGAAATGGAAAAGCAGTTAGAGTCTGTTTGCAATGTTATGATGCGGCTAGTAAAGTAAAAGCGTCATCTCCAACTACTGTCGACAATCTAAATAATAAGGACCAGCAACGCAATTCTGCTGATAGTTCCGGAGGTGACAGTTCTGGCGATGACGATGACGGAAATAAGGAAGAAAATCATGACGAG CCTAAATTTTATTCTCGCTTGCACCATGAAGTTGACTACATTATAAACAAATAA
- the Rush gene encoding pleckstrin homology and FYVE domain containing family member rush hour isoform X4 — protein MVDRLVNSEANARRIGMVENCFGSSGQPLAVPGRVLVGEGVLTKMCRKKPKPRQFFLFNDILVYGNIVINKKKYNKQHIIPLEEVKLESLADDGRGKKPVEVHAAVWVPDNEATICMHCNKTQFTVLNRRHHCRQCGAVVCGPCSNKKLLLPGQGNGKAVRVCLQCYDAASKVKASSPTTVDNLNNKDQQRNSADSSGGDSSGDDDDGNKEENHDEPKFYSRLHHEVDYIINK, from the exons ATGGTTGACCGATTGG TAAATAGCGAAGCTAATGCCAGGCGTATTGGCATGGTTGAAAACTGCTTTGGCAGTTCCGGCCAG ccaCTTGCAGTACCTGGAAGAGTTTTGGTAGGAGAAGGTGTCCTCACAAAAATGTGTAGGAAAAAACCAAAACCAAGACAGTTCTTTCTATTTAATGACATATTGGTTTATGGAAACATTGTAATAAACAAAAAGAAG TACAATAAACAGCATATTATACCACTCGAAGAAGTCAAATTGGAGTCTTTGGCAGATGATGGTC GTGGTAAGAAACCAGTTGAAGTTCATGCAGCTGTATGGGTACCAGATAATGAAGCTACAATCTGCATGCACTGTAATAAAACACAATTTACAGTCTTAAATCGACGA CACCATTGTAGACAATGTGGAGCTGTAGTGTGTGGACCTTGCAGCAATAAGAAGTTATTACTACCTGGCCAAGGAAATGGAAAAGCAGTTAGAGTCTGTTTGCAATGTTATGATGCGGCTAGTAAAGTAAAAGCGTCATCTCCAACTACTGTCGACAATCTAAATAATAAGGACCAGCAACGCAATTCTGCTGATAGTTCCGGAGGTGACAGTTCTGGCGATGACGATGACGGAAATAAGGAAGAAAATCATGACGAG CCTAAATTTTATTCTCGCTTGCACCATGAAGTTGACTACATTATAAACAAATAA
- the Rush gene encoding pleckstrin homology and FYVE domain containing family member rush hour isoform X2, whose amino-acid sequence MVENCFGSSGQPLAVPGRVLVGEGVLTKMCRKKPKPRQFFLFNDILVYGNIVINKKKYNKQHIIPLEEVKLESLADDGQYRNGWLIKTVTKSFAVYAATGTEKQEWMAHIKKCIEDLLRKSGKKPVEVHAAVWVPDNEATICMHCNKTQFTVLNRRHHCRQCGAVVCGPCSNKKLLLPGQGNGKAVRVCLQCYDAASKVKASSPTTVDNLNNKDQQRNSADSSGGDSSGDDDDGNKEENHDEPKFYSRLHHEVDYIINK is encoded by the exons ATGGTTGAAAACTGCTTTGGCAGTTCCGGCCAG ccaCTTGCAGTACCTGGAAGAGTTTTGGTAGGAGAAGGTGTCCTCACAAAAATGTGTAGGAAAAAACCAAAACCAAGACAGTTCTTTCTATTTAATGACATATTGGTTTATGGAAACATTGTAATAAACAAAAAGAAG TACAATAAACAGCATATTATACCACTCGAAGAAGTCAAATTGGAGTCTTTGGCAGATGATGGTC AATATCGCAATGGTTGGCTTATAAAAACAGTAACAAAGTCGTTTGCTGTTTATGCTGCTACTGGTACAGAGAAGCAAGAATGGATGGCtcatattaaaaaatgtatCGAAGATTTGTTAAGAAAAA GTGGTAAGAAACCAGTTGAAGTTCATGCAGCTGTATGGGTACCAGATAATGAAGCTACAATCTGCATGCACTGTAATAAAACACAATTTACAGTCTTAAATCGACGA CACCATTGTAGACAATGTGGAGCTGTAGTGTGTGGACCTTGCAGCAATAAGAAGTTATTACTACCTGGCCAAGGAAATGGAAAAGCAGTTAGAGTCTGTTTGCAATGTTATGATGCGGCTAGTAAAGTAAAAGCGTCATCTCCAACTACTGTCGACAATCTAAATAATAAGGACCAGCAACGCAATTCTGCTGATAGTTCCGGAGGTGACAGTTCTGGCGATGACGATGACGGAAATAAGGAAGAAAATCATGACGAG CCTAAATTTTATTCTCGCTTGCACCATGAAGTTGACTACATTATAAACAAATAA
- the LOC143348713 gene encoding exosome complex component RRP43 translates to MDTQYKTIHPMKYLQDHLAQSVRPDGRQFLSFRPISVNISSITHADSSSIFKIGNTTVVCGIKAELATPKTISSECGYIIPNIELSPLCSPKFRPGPPSDQAQVISKTIENILRNSAAVDLKDLCICKGKLVWVLYCDLLCINYDGSVIDACIGALTSALNTLCLPETVYNVTTGNISIHSTKKTKFPIKTLPVSVTFAVFDDQLLIADPTDEEESLCLGKLTIVMDEEKICCIHKPGGIPISHNLFSKSLAKSKKRAELVRSLIIAAISSTRNEESKE, encoded by the exons atggaCACTCAATATAA aactatacatccaatgaaatattTACAAGATCATCTG GCACAAAGTGTTCGACCAGATGGAAGACAATTTTTATCATTTCGTCCAATAAGTGTTAACATTTCATCCATCACTCACGCCGATAGTTcgtcaatatttaaaattggtAATACAACAGTTGTATGCGGTATTAAAGCC GAATTGGCAACACCCAAAACTATATCTTCTGAATGTGGATATATTATACCAAATATTGAACTTTCTCCATTATGTTCTCCAAAATTTCGACCAGGTCCACCGAGCGACCAAGCACAAGTTATTTCAAAAACAATAGAGAATATTTTAAGAAATTCTGCGGCTGTTGATTTAAAAGATCTTTGTATTTGTAAAGGTAAACTGGTATGGGTATTATATTGCGATTTATTATGTATCAACTATGATGGTTCAGTAATCGATGCTTGCATCGGAGCTTTGACCAGTGCACTTAATACAC TATGTTTACCCGAGACAGTTTACAATGTAACAACAGGAAATATTTCTATACATTCTACAAAAAAGACAAAGTTTCCAATTAAAACATTACCAGTATCAGTAACATTTGCAGTATTTGATGA TCAATTATTAATTGCTGATCCTACTGACGAGGAGGAAAGTTTATGTTTGGGAAAATTAACAATTGTAATGGACGAAGAAAAAATTTGTTGTATACACAAGCCTG GTGGAATTCCCATTTCGCACAATCTGTTTTCAAAAAGTTTAGCAAAATCTAAAAAAAGAGCAGAGTTAGTAAGATCACTAATTATCGCCGCTATATCATCAACGAGAAACGAAGAATCAAAAGAATGA
- the LOC143348714 gene encoding uncharacterized protein LOC143348714, which yields MASTSEEQSGIGMKKGSRQKLELSAEHRNDIKEAFDLFDPDGTGKIATKELIVAIRALGFEPKEEEMKKLIADTDPDGLCILSYAEFLNLMSAKIFEMDAKEEVLRAFRLFDYDNTGKITFKNLQTVARQIGDDVTDEELQEMIDEADVDGDGEISQEEFFRIMEKTNHY from the exons aTG GCTTCCACTTCCGAGGAGCAATCTGGCATCGGTATGAAAAAAGGGAGCCGACAAAAACTGGAATTGTCAGCGGAACATAGAAATGATATAAAAGAAGCATTTGATTTATTTGATCCAGACGGTACTGGAAAAATTGCTACCAAGGAACTTATAGTGGCTATTAGGGCACTCGGATTCgaaccaaaagaagaagaaatgaAAAAGCTTATAGCAGATACCGATCCAGATGGCCTTTGTATATTATCGTACGCGGAATTCTTGAACTTAATGTCTgccaaaatatttgaaatggaCGCAAAGGAAGAAGTTTTAAGAGCATTTCGACTGTTTGATTATGACAATACAGGAAAAATaacttttaaaaatttacaaacAGTTGCTCGACAAATAGGTGACGATGTTACAGACGAAGAACTACAAGAAATGATCGATGAGGCAGATGTAGATGGTGATGGAGAGATTTCTCAAGAAGAATTTTTCCGTATTATGGAAAAGACAAACCATTATTAA